Proteins from one Cyprinus carpio isolate SPL01 chromosome B15, ASM1834038v1, whole genome shotgun sequence genomic window:
- the hnf1ba gene encoding LOW QUALITY PROTEIN: hepatocyte nuclear factor 1-beta-A (The sequence of the model RefSeq protein was modified relative to this genomic sequence to represent the inferred CDS: deleted 1 base in 1 codon), whose translation MFAKMVSKLTSLQQELLSALLDSGVTKDVLLQALEDLDPSPSAFGVKLDSLQMSPSGSRLSDTDTKPVFHTLTNGHGKGKLSGDEGSEDGDDFDTPPILKELQSQNTEEAAEQRAEIERMLAEDPWRAARMIKGYMLQHNIPQREVVDVTGLNQSHLSQHLNKGTPMKTQKRAALYTWYVRKQREILRQFNQASQGSVSNMSDRADQDQVLLFFSEFGQSGQGMGQSGDDAGIEPACKKMRRNRFKWGPASQQILYQAYERQKNPSKEEREALVEECNRAECLQRGVSPSKSHGLGSNLVTEVRVYNWFANRRKEEAYQKKPTNDTYSTKTQNQNPPLTHIPNLDHHHCSSVRYSQQGPGEVSSSTTINHHSSNAMSTSQSVLQQVSPGALDPSHSLMSPDAKMISVSGGGLPPVSTLTNIHASHHMHQQTPNLIMPLSGVMAIAQSLNTSQAQTVPVINSIAGSLAALQPVQFSQQMNVSHQQLMQQSPGHMSQQPFMASVSHSHMYPHKQELPQYSHSSRFPPSMVVTDANSLSTLSSMSSSKQCPLQAW comes from the exons ATGTTTGCAAAAATGGTTTCTAAGTTGACATCTCTGCAACAGGAGCTTCTGAGCGCCTTGTTGGACTCTGGAGTTACTAAAGATGTGCTTCTGCAAGCGTTGGAGGACCTGGACCCGAGCCCGAGCGCTTTTGGAGTTAAACTGGACAGTCTGCAGATGTCCCCCTCCGGCTCCAGACTCAGTGACACGGATACAAAGCCGGTGTTTCACACGCTGACCAATGGACACGGTAAAGGGAAGTTATCAGGGGACGAGGGCTCAGAGGACGGGGATGATTTCGATACACCTCCGATCCTGAAAGAGCTGCAGTCTCAGAACACAGAGGAAGCAGCGGAGCAGAGGGCAGAGATCGAGCGAATGCTGGC GGAGGACCCGTGGCGCGCGGCCCGCATGATCAAAGGCTACATGCTGCAGCACAATATTCCTCAGCGCGAGGTGGTGGATGTGACAGGCCTCAATCAGTCGCACCTGTCGCAGCACCTGAATAAAGGCACGCCTATGAAAACGCAGAAACGCGCGGCGCTCTACACCTGGTACGTCAGGAAACAGCGGGAGATCTTGCGAC aattCAACCAGGCCTCGCAAGGCTCTGTCAGCAACATGTCCGACAGAGCCGACCAGGATCAGGTGctactttttttctctgagttCGGTCAGTCCGGGCAGGGCATGGGGCAGTCAGGGGACGATGCTGGCATTGAACCTGCATGCAAGAAAATGAGACGCAACCGCTTCAAATGGGGACCTGCATCCCAACAGATCCTTTACCAGGCTTACGAACGACAGAAGAACCCCAGCAAAGAGGAGAGGGAGGCACTGGTGGAGGAGTGCAACCG AGCTGAATGCCTTCAGAGAGGAGTCTCACCTTCTAAATCTCACGGGCTTGGCTCCAACCTGGTCACGGAGGTGCGAGTCTACAACTGGTTTGCTAACAGGAGAAAGGAAGAGGCCTAC CAAAAAAAGCCTACTAATGACACATAtagtacaaaaacacaaaatcaaaacccCCCTCTCACACACATCCC CAATCTTGATCATCATCATTGCAGCA GTGTCCGGTACAGCCAGCAAGGACCTGGTGAAGTCAGTTCCTCCACAACTATCAACCACCATAGCAGCAATGCCATGTCAACCAGTCAGTCAGTGTTACAGCAGGTCTCTCCTGGGGCTCTGGACCCCAGCCACAGCCTCATGTCACCTGATGCCAAGATG ATCTCGGTTTCTGGCGGAGGTCTTCCTCCAGTCAGCACCCTGACCAACATCCATGCATCCCACCACATGCACCAACAGACCCCCAACCTCATAATGCCCCTTTCTGGAGTCATGGCCATTGCACAAA GTTTGAACACGTCACAGGCGCAGACAGTACCCGTCATCAACAGCATTGCAGGCAGTCTGGCAGCATTACAGCCGGTCCAGTTCTCGCAGCAGATGAATGTCTCACACCAGCAGCTCATGCAACAGTCACCCGGCCACATGAGCCAGCAGCCCTTCATGGCCTCTgtctcacactcacaca TGTACCCACACAAGCAGGAGCTGCCCCAGTATTCTCACTCGTCTCGGTTTCCCCCTTCCATGGTGGTGACAGACGCCAACAGCCTCAGTACGCTGAGCTCAATGTCCTCCAGCAAACAG tgtccgcTTCAGGCCTGGTGA